A window from Malania oleifera isolate guangnan ecotype guangnan chromosome 7, ASM2987363v1, whole genome shotgun sequence encodes these proteins:
- the LOC131159913 gene encoding tyrosine N-monooxygenase-like, translating into MATAAPTTTTSSSTAMTTLLLTTLFFALSLLIKIRLKARQFRDKAKQLQLVLPPGPAPWPLVGNLPQMLTSKPTFRWLLHLMNQLNTNIACIRLGNVHVITISCPKIGLEILKKQDAVFASRPLSMASRTISGGYLTAALVPFGQQWKKMRRVLTSEIICPARHRWLHDKRAEEADNLLKYVFNQCKSSGSVVNVRTAGRHYCGNVIRKLMFSKRYFGAGREDGGPGVEEEEHVEAIFTALGCLFSFCLSDYFPFLTGLDLDGHEKTVKEVDRIIKKHHDPIIDERVQQWRQPNRNNDNIAGKEPQDLLDILITLKDANKEPLLTIEEIKAQTVEIMIAAVDNPSNAVEWAMAEMINQPKLLQKATEEIDRVVGKERLVQESDIPRLNYVKACAREAFRLHPIAPFNVPHVSMSDTTVGGGYFIPKGSHLLLSRIGLGRNPKVWSDPLRFDPDRHLTGDSSEEVALTEPDLRFISFSTGRRGCIAATLGTAMTVMLFARLIQGFSWSLPPNVSGIELTEAENDLFMATPLVARVTPRLPLHLYPIN; encoded by the exons ATGGCCACCGCTGCACCCACCACCACCACCTCTTCCTCCACAGCCATGACGACACTGCTTCTCACGACACTATTCTTTGCTCTCTCCCTGTTAATCAAAATTCGACTAAAAGCCCGCCAATTCCGTGACAAAGCCAAGCAACTCCAGTTGGTACTCCCCCCCGGACCAGCCCCGTGGCCTCTTGTGGGCAATCTCCCTCAAATGCTCACCAGCAAACCCACATTCCGCTGGCTGCTCCACCTCATGAATCAGCTCAACACCAACATCGCATGCATTCGCCTCGGCAACGTCCACGTGATCACGATTTCGTGTCCAAAGATTGGCCTAGAAATACTGAAGAAACAAGATGCTGTTTTTGCATCTAGGCCGCTTTCCATGGCGTCACGTACCATCAGCGGGGGCTACTTGACAGCTGCTCTTGTACCCTTCGGCCAACAATGgaagaaaatgaggagagtgCTGACTTCAGAAATTATTTGCCCTGCGAGACACAGATGGCTGCATGACAAGAGAGCAGAGGAGGCTGACAATCTCCTCAAGTACGTTTTCAACCAGTGCAAAAGCTCTGGGAGCGTAGTCAACGTCAGAACTGCAGGCCGACATTATTGTGGGAATGTGATTAGAAAGTTGATGTTCAGCAAAAGATACTTCGGAGCTGGAAGGGAAGACGGAGGTCCCGGTGTCGAAGAAGAAGAGCACGTCGAGGCTATCTTCACCGCCCTCGGTTGCCTCTTCTCCTTTTGTTTATCTGACTATTTTCCATTCTTAACTGGGCTTGACTTGGATGGCCACGAAAAGACTGTGAAGGAAGTAGATAGGATTATTAAGAAACATCATGACCCCATAATTGACGAAAGGGTTCAACAATGGAGGCAGCCGAACCGTAACAATGATAATATTGCAGGGAAGGAGCCCCAGGACCTGCTTGATATTCTTATTACCCTCAAGGATGCCAACAAGGAGCCGTTGTTGACAATAGAAGAGATCAAGGCACAAACTGTT GAGATAATGATAGCTGCAGTAGATAATCCATCAAATGCCGTCGAATGGGCTATGGCAGAGATGATAAATCAACCCAAACTGCTGCAAAAGGCAACGGAGGAAATAGACAGGGTGGTCGGGAAGGAGCGGCTGGTCCAAGAATCTGACATCCCTCGTCTAAATTATGTCAAGGCATGCGCCAGAGAAGCCTTCCGCCTCCACCCAATCGCCCCTTTCAACGTCCCCCACGTATCCATGTCCGACACCACTGTGGGCGGCGGCTACTTCATCCCCAAGGGCAGCCACCTTCTCCTGAGTCGTATCGGCCTGGGCCGAAACCCTAAGGTCTGGTCCGACCCTCTCCGGTTCGACCCAGACCGCCACCTGACAGGCGACAGCTCAGAGGAGGTGGCGCTCACGGAGCCCGATCTACGTTTTATCTCCTTCAGCACCGGCAGGCGTGGGTGCATCGCCGCCACGCTCGGCACTGCGATGACCGTAATGCTCTTCGCTAGGCTCATTCAGGGGTTCAGTTGGAGCCTACCGCCCAATGTTTCCGGCATCGAGCTCACCGAGGCGGAAAACGACCTTTTCATGGCTACACCACTAGTTGCGCGTGTGACTCCTCGATTGCCTCTTCATCTGTACCCCATCAATTGA